Genomic DNA from Oenanthe melanoleuca isolate GR-GAL-2019-014 chromosome 15, OMel1.0, whole genome shotgun sequence:
gcattttcacCAGGAACTGTGGCAGGGTGGAGGCATTCAGCTCCCCTCCAAGGCCTCTTTACCCACCAGCCACTAGTGTAGGAGATCCTGGGGTTTGTGCCTTTCTGTGCAGCAGGGATAGATTAACCACATGGATGTTTCCAGCTGAACATGTGCCTGTGGTCTCTGTTACAAAGGGACAGCATTGCATGAATTAAATGTTGAAACTTGGggcttttcacagaatcacagaataagctgagttggaagaaACCTATAAGGGccatccagtccagctcctggcctgcACAAACACCCCAACACTCCcaccctgtccatccctgcagtgctgtccaaacactcctggagctctggcagctttgCAGGTGGAGGTGTTAAGACCTGGAGTTGTGCTGGTTTCCTGCTGCTATCCTTGGACTCATCAGGAGAGATTCAGGGCCTGGTTGCTCTTGGGTTCCACTAAAAGTCTTTGAGATGAGAAAAAAGCTGGGAAGAAGGCAGATATTTCACTTTACCAATGACTTGTATGTGTTCCAGGCTATGGAGCAACAGATCCGAGAGGAACAGCGAATGATGGATGAGAAGATAGTCTTGGAATTGGACCAGAAAGTAATCGACCAGCAGAGCACCCTGGAGAAGGCTGGGGTGTCTGGCTTCTACATCACCACCAACCCCCAGGTTGGTGTTTGGGCACAGCAGGCAAGGCCTTTTGACAGGGTctgaagtgacaggacaagggagaatggcttcgcattgccagagggcagggttaggtggGATTCAGGGGAGGAGTTCCTTTCTGGAAGGCTGGTAAGGCATGGTTACccaaagcagctgtggctgccccatccctggaggagtccaaaaccaggctggacagggcttggagcaacctgggatagtggaagagttttccctgcccatggtagggggTGGGAATGGATGACCTGTAAAAAAaccttccaactcaaaccatttcATGATGACAGTGCTCTTGGGTTAgtacttttaatttaaaaaaaaataaaattcttgcTGTAGATAAATGGGGGATGGATGTGTCAGACAGAACAATCTGTCCTTTGCCTCCCAGCTGGTGGGTGGTATGTGCTGGAGAGACCATGTACTCAGCTCATAACAAAAGAGCAGAAACCCAGGTACCACTTGGCAGCATTCCCAACTTCCTGCACTTCTTTTTTCCATTGTGGAGAGGAGAAGCACTGTGCCAACAGCCTGCAGTCCTGTGACTCTCAAATGGGTCTGAAAAGcactaaaataattaatttactGCATTTATATTCAGCTGAGCTATAAAAACTGACTTCAAAACTGTTTATTAGGCACCTTGTTCATTCTTGCATGTGGCTTGCTGGAGCTGATGATCTTGGGCTTTGATTAAAGAATTGTTCCCAGTTTCCCCAGGACATTTACTCTCAAAACATCTGAGGAGTCACCTGGTTTGTCCACATTGTCCTTATGCCACCACAGgaacaaaaaactcaaaattcCTGAGTCCTGTTGTAGAGCCATACAAGTTTACAGTgaacacagggacaggctgttCTTAACTCTATTTTTTCAGCTGATTAAATGTCACTTTGATAAAGACCTACTGCTGAGAAAAGATGGCTTAAATGAAGCTAAACAGCCAATTTCTAACACCCACCCACATGATTCCCAATTGTGGAGCCCTGAACAGCCCTctcattttttcagtgttgcCATTCCCCTGCTGTATAATGTAGAGAGGCCATTCtctctctcctgccctgccctttaTGTTGTTTTTGTAAGTAATAACTCTGACTAGGGTTCCTCTCTGCTGAGTTTGTGTATGTTTGCCAAGCCCAGTCCGGATCTTGGCTTGTGCCTGTGAGTGCCACCaagaaatccctgctggaatcTGTTCATGTGCTTCCCATCAGCTGATGTGTTTCCCCCCCAGTCTGTATGAAATGCCTCCTTGTGCAGGGgatatatttttacaaaaatagaGTTTTATTTCCATAACTCCatgtctgcagggctgagtCACAGACTCACTACACTCAAATTACTGGCTCCACTATGTTGTCTCTGAGCTAGATGTAATTAAAGAGTGAGCAGGTGGAGAAGGAACCATGAGCTAATGCTGATGTCTCCACTTGACTGTGGTCCTGGAAAAGGGAGttttccaggaatggggaatgAAATGCCTGGAGGGAATATGTTGCACCTGCATTGGATCCCAGTTAAAGAGTTCCCAAAGCaatccctcctcttcctgcccttcTATGCTGGGAAGGGGTCAGGGAGTTGGAGATGCtggggggatgtggggagggGCCTGGAGAATctcctgtggggctgctgcccctcctcagCCTGCAGAACTGGCCAGCCCAGATAGTTCCTAGCACATTTATCATGGCCAAGGAGAAAAAGCCTCTCTGGATCCTTGAAGAATCCTCAGGCTCTGGGATTCCTAAGACAGCCACAATTTGCAGCAGGTCTGGTAAAATGTCACTGCTCCATGTTTTAGAGAAATGCCTGAACAATATGAAGCATTTGATTGTTAGCTtactggttgtttttttggttttttttaattccctaaGAACAAGAAGCTCTAGAGGAGGTGGTACAGGCCAGTTCttcctgcttcctgcagcagggaatgggatcatCTGCTTTTGAAACACCTTTCTCCTTTTGCAGGAGCTGACTCTGCAGATGAATTTGCTGGAGCTGATTcggaagctgcagcagaaggaagctGAGGCTGAGAAGACATTTTCCTGAAAGAGAAATCTGCTCTTCACTTCCCAGAGTTTTTCCTCTGACTTCCCTCTAAACAACAGACCGTCCATGCATTTGCTTTGTATTGTGTCAGCAGGAGGCTTCAGGAGTACAAGGAATTGCTGAGGCACTTGGCTtagagctggggcaggcagaaCCCACTGCTGGGGGTGGCTCTCTGATCCTCAGAGCAGTGTCAGCTGCAcctggctcagctgggagctgagggagtGTGGTCACCTGTCAGGAgtgtcctgcagtgctgctgaggccatcactgagccagggctgggctgagcactGAGGCAGCCGTGGAGCCCCTGCTGTGTGAGGGTGacctttgtttagatgataaAACTGGGGGGGAAACAATTCCAGGGGTGATTCTGCGTGTTGTTGAGGCAGGAACAACCTCTTGGGCAGACCCTTCCCagagtctcctccaggctggtACTAGCATTCTCTGTATTAGTGTATCTGTATGCTGGCCAGCATTATCTGTATGAAAGGAGAATTTCAGGCCTCAGCCCAGAGTTACTGGACTGGTGTTTGCAGTGTTCCCACTGACTCGGAAAGCagagcttttgctttcttcttttaaacCAGTTTCcaaatgaagagaaataaaacgCTCCCCTTTTGAGGCTGCAGCTTTCTGAATGCCAGTGGTTGTGTTTGTCCTGTCCTCAGTTGATGAGTATGGGATGGAAGCTGGGGAGGAACCTGGAGTCTTCCTGAGATCTTTCAGGGTGTTGGAAGAACTCATGGGTGGCCTTATGGTGGGGAGAGCTTGTGCTGGAGGAGACAAACACAAGGTCAGAGCTACAAGGACCAAGGAGGCTTTTGGAAATTCAGGGCTGAAGCCCCCTCCCATTTCCATCGTGTGGGAGTTCCCTCCTCTGGGGATGATGCTGCTGTGGTTCAGCAGCTGGAGACAGGACCTACTGCTTGTGTGGCACCTTCACCTCCTGGCTGAGAGTCCCCATCTGGAAAGAAGGCTGGTATGGGGCCTGCACCACTGCAGGGtccccacagagctcctgggacTGTGTTGCCACTGGACCCTCAGGTAGAAGCTGTGTGCTACCCTGCTGAGCAATGGTGaggggcagggtgggcagcatTCCCCCTGGAGACACCATCCTGGGAGGATGCAGGGTAGCCATGGTGCAGGTTGGGTGAAGTCAGCATCTGTGGTCAGGTTTGTGAGCAGAGCTGTTGGCAAGGAAATTGCTTCCTAAGGTAAGGATAGGGAAGGCAGGGGTGAACAATGATTCCTTGGCAGGAAAGGATGCCCAGGTGCTGGGGGTCACACTGCCTCCCAGAagcttccctttccccttcacAAGCTctctggaatggctgcagcagcagcagatgagggtgtggctgcaggagctgggatccaGGTGACTGCCCTGTGGGGTGAGGAATGGCGTCCCCTTGGTCCAGAGCCCTGTGATCCAGGATTGCTGCTGtctggagagctgtgccagggatcacaggagctgttctggcactgccatggcaacagcagctctgaggctTCCTGCTTCCACTGCCAGATGGCTGTGCCAGGCAACTGATCAGATCCAAGCTGAAATTTTCTATGCCTGTAGTCAGGTTGGGTTTCAGACAGGCCAAGgtggagagctgcagggggTTAGATGTGGGTATCTGGTGGGAAAGGTTATCTCAAGGGAGCAAAGCCCCGGGATGGCTTGTGGTCAGAtcagcaggatttcagcagaGGAACACTTGCTCAGCCCCTGAAGCTGGACTGTACAATGTGGAGGATACCGATAATTTTCCAGCAAGTGTCATTGTGTCACCAGAGGGTGACACCAGCTCACAGCATTGCTGTGCCCcagccactgcagctgtggTAGAGCTGGTAACAGGGCAGACCTGTTGAAAGGGACCCAAGGGGGCTGGAAGCTCTGCTGGGCTTTGGCTGTCTCAGCTCCTTGGTTCAGCGacctgtgcagctcctgagctctcAAGCAGTGTCCCAGGAACATGTGTTTGGCTTCAGCCATCCACAGACTTGGACCAAAAgtgcctgcccagagctccatgTATGCAGAACTGACATGGAGAGGGGATACAACCCGAGGATCAAGTTCCTGTTCAGGTGCAAGGTGATTAATGTGAGCTATGGCTCCATGCCAGTCCCATGTTCACCCGGGAGCTGTGGAAGGTGAGTGATGGGTGGCAGCAAGGGACAAGATCTGTTATTCCTTCTTTTGCCTATAGTTTGGGCTGCTGAGGAGAAGAGCAAGGTCCCCTCCACATAAGGAGATCGATCCAGTGTGGATCCAGAGGGGTTGTTCAGGAGCTCCCCCTCCCGCAGCTTTCCCCACACCTCAGTTTCTCCATGACAAACACCTGAGCACAGAGGATGTGCTGCCCTTCAGGCAACGTGGCCTTGGACtcctccagggatccaggggcagccacagcttctctgggtaccCTGTGCCACGGCCTCACCACCCTCGTAGCCGAGAATTCCTCCCCAATATCCCACTTAACCCTGCCCTATGTTAGCGGGAAGCCATTGTCCCTTGTCACTCCAGGtccttgtcccaagtccctctccatctctcttggAAACCCCTTTAGGCGTGGGAAGGAGCTCTGAGGTCgtcctggagccttctcttctccaggctggacactcccagttctcccagcctgtctgcaTCTCCATGACCACCCGGATCCCGTTTCCATGCGGCTCCAGCCGCCCGCACGCTCCCGGGGGATGCTCACCCTGGGGTCGTGGGGACCCCCCCGTGTCTGACCCTCCCACAGGCTGGAGGTGCAACCCCGATACCCCAAACCTCCGCTGCCCGCTCCGGGAggcagccccggggctggggctggggctggcccGGGGCTCGCCCACCCTCCGCCCGCCCCCGCCCTTCCGCCGAGCCCGGGAGGCGgagccgggcggcggcggcggcgcggagcAGGTgaggccggggccggggccggggccggtgCGGGACCCCCGGGCACCTTCGCAGGTGAGCGACAGGCGCTGCGAGCGGGAGCCGGGCTGGGACCGGCACTCCGGGGAGCGTCCCGGGGTCGGGGTCGGAGTTggggccggggctcggcgcCGCCCGAACCGGCATCGCGGCGGAGCTGAGCGAGGGCGAAACTATCGCCTCTCCCCGCCCAGGATGAGTCCGGAACCGCCCCCGCGCCCTTCTCGGTGCGGGGGTCTCCAGCCTCGGCCGCCCTGAGCTGCGGGGATGCTCCGTGTCCGGTGGGCTCCGGGCTCCGCATCCTCCCGGCCGCGCCTGTTGCGTTTGTTGGGATTGAGGACCCGGCACTGCCAACGCCTCCGATCGCGGGGACttggatgtgcagggatgggagtCTCGGCCAGCACGGATTGCCCCTTGTCCTCATGGGCCATGACCGGCCCGTCATTCCGTCCTCTCCCAGTGGGCTCTCCAGGACCTTTTGGCCTCTGCGAGGTGgaccctggagcagggctgcaccaGCCCTCCCAGCATGACATACTGTTCATGTCGGTGTGGGGCTTCTGGCTCAGGAAGGAGGGCATCTGGGAGGGGACAGTGTCCTCAAAGTCACCAATCaccccatggagctgctgggagcagcacctgaAGGTCCCTAGAGCTGTGTCCTCCCAGTCATagtggcagctgctgtttcGTGGCATGCTGACTGTTTCTTGATCTGGCTGGGGACTCCcatgggagctgctctggactTCTGCTGCATCCTCTCTATCACGCCTGAGCTTTCCCAGGGGAAGCAGAAGGATCCTGgcagctgggagatgctgcatGTCCCTGTGGCGGGGTCCTGGCCCAGCAGGGTGAAGTTCAGGTGGGTGTTGGATAAGGTGGAGAGGAGGCAGCAAGGAAACCTTCATCAGGGCCAGAGCAGACTAGTCTGGGCTTTAACGGGGAGATGCTGCCCTGGGAGTGCTGTGGTTTGTCTGCCACCTGGCACACGGGCAcatgtccctgtcctgtgccaccCGTGGAAGAGGACACACTCTGTGCTGACCTCTGTGTTGGCTGGGGAGCCAGGGACACCTGGAATGTGCCCTGGTGGTATTTCCACCCTGTCCTCAGTGCCTGATTCCTCGCTGCCAAGGGAATATTCaccccttcctgcccctctgccaggTCTCCAGCAAGATCTCGCTGCTGAGGACAGCTCAccctgctgagggcagggccCGCTGCCCCCAGGATGGCAAGGTGGCTGCCCCGCTCCGCCGACCTGACCCGCTTCTGCCAGAAGCTCAACCGGGTGAAAACTCTGGAGGATGACATGATGGAGACGTCCTTTAACAGATGCCTGTCCACCCTCGATTTGACGCTGCTGGGCATCGGGGGCATGGTGGGCTCCGGGCTCTACGTCCTCACGGGCACCGTGGCCAAGGAGATCGCTGGCCCCGCCGTCATCGTCTCTTTCATCATCGCTGGCTTTGCCTcgctgctggctgctctctgctaCGCTGAGTTTGGAGCGCGCGTGCCCAAGACGGGCTCTGCCTACATGTTCACCTACGTGTCCGTGGGTGAGATCTGGGCTTTCCTCATCGGCTGGAACGTGCTGCTGGAGTACATGATCGGGGGGGCCGCGGTGGCCCGGGCCTGGAGCGGCTACCTGGACTCCATCTTCAACCACAAGATCAAGAACTTCACCGAGACCCATTTGGGTACCTGGCAGGTGCCGTTCCTGGCCCACTACCCAGACTTCCTGGCAGCTGCCATCCTGCTGGTAGCCACCGCCTTCATCTCCTTTGGGGCCAGAGTGTCCTCCTGGCTCAACCACGTCTTTTCAGCCATCAGCATGGGCGtcatcctcttcatcctcatTATGGGCTTCGTCCTCGCTCAGCCCAAgaactggagcagccaggagggcgGCTTTGCCCCGTATGGGCTGTCGGGCATCATGGCTGGCACAGCTACCTGCTTCTACGCCTTCGTGGGCTTTGACGTCATCGCGGCCTCCAGCGAAGAGGCCAGGAACCCGCagagggctgtccccagggccatCGCCTtctccctggggctggccaCCGGCGCCTACATCCTGGTGTCGGTCGTGCTGACGCTGATGGTGCCCTGGCACACGCTGGACCCTGACTCTGCCCTGGCCGACGCGTTCTACAGGAGGGGCTACGCCTGGGCAGGGTTCCTGGTGGCTGCTGGCTCCATCTGCGGTGAGTACAGGCAGCGGGAGGAGCTGCCCGCACCCCCTGCCTGCGGGGCCGGGAGCAATCCCCAGTTTGGGTTTGGGTCTGACAGAGTTTTCCTTCTTCTGCCTGTCCCTCAGCAATGAACACGGTCCTGTTGAGCAACCTCTTCTCCCTGCCACGCATCGTCTATGCCATGGCCGAGGATGGGCTCTTCTTCCAGGTCTTCTCCAGGGTGCACCCCCGCACGCAGGTGCCCGTCGTCGGCATCGTGGTGTTTGGGCTGCTcatggctctgctggccctggtCTTTGACCTGGAGGCCCTGGTGCAGTTCCTGTCCATCGGCACGCTGCTGGCGTACACCTTCGTGGCCGCCAGCGTCATCGTGCTGcgcttccagcagcagaagggagctGTGCCCACGGCCGGCAGCCGGCCCGGCGCGGAGCCCCGCGAGCCCGCGGGCGAGCTCAAGGAGTACGAGTCCTTCTCCGACAAGCTGCAGCTGGTGGACAGGGACAAGGGCAAAGAGCAGcgggagccagggcagctgaaGGCAGCGTTTGAGCCCTACCTGGAGTTCCTCAGCGACTTCTACCCCGGTGAGGTGGTCACGGTGGCCGTGGTGACCCTGATGGTGTCTGCCGtctgcctctgctccatcctggtgTTTGGCAACACCCACCTCCACCTGCCCACCTGGAGCTactccctgctgctggtcctCTTCAGTCTGGGcttcctgctcagcctcctcctcATCTGGGCGCAcgagcagcagcacagcacccaaACCTTCCAGGTATGCCCAGGGCCCAGGCAGGGagcccctctgcagggctgagggaggtgggggcagctctgctggaccCGCAGGAATCCAGGCACAGAGTTTTGTTGAAAGTGCCATGactgctgaggaggaggaaggaagggaggaggaggagggtgttTGTGGATGCTGGGTGTGGGGAGTGCTGGTGCCTCTGCTGTTACTCTGTGTGGCTACCCCTCCCCGAGGAAGGGACATCCCCATGGGATGTTTCCCCATCCCATGGGACCCAGGGATTGCTCAGGTCCCTTCTCTGCATCCCCACaattcctctgctcctctcctgcctcagctcctTATTTTGGCTGCCCTTCAGCTATGTGATGGAGCTAATTTTCAGCCTCCAAACCACATCTATGCCTCTtgtgctcctcctctcctgttTTCAGCCCACCTGAGCCCTGATGTAGTCAGTGCAGCTTCATAACACCAGTGGTGATACCACTTCCCTGCcatgcccctgccctggctccttCAGCAAGGACCACATTGGCTCAAGATGATGCCAGGAGCTTGTTTGGTCCTCATGATGATGCCTGGCTCCATTGttccttttccttaaaaaaaagttctggAAACCCTAAGGTGACAGTCCCTTTGTCCCACACATTTGCCATTGCTGCCTTTTGTCTCTGTGATTTCAAAGATGGAGAACATGGTCCTGCAGGTCTCACCCCcatctccttttctcctgcagaTCCCCCTGGTACCCCTGTCCCCCGCCCTGAGCATCGTCCTCAATGTCTACCTGATGCTGAAGCTCAGTTACATGACGTGGCTGCGCTTCGCCATCTGGCTCCTCTTGGGTGAGTGCTCCCAGGGAAGGGGAACAGGGTTTGTCTTGGCACTCTCTGGCTGCCTCTCCCCCACTTGTGGGTCTGTGAACACATCATGCCCCTTTCTGCCTCTAGTTCCCCTTTGGAGACACAAGCTGAGGTCTCCCAGCATCTGCTGAGCCTCTCTGTTCCCCAGAGTGTTAAAGTTCAGATCCTCCTTACAGCCCTGGGCAGAACCACCTCTCATTCCTGAGGCAGCTCCCTGGAGCTCAGGAGGTCCTTCCCTTGCTCAGGGACTGGGGTGCTCCCCTTGCCCTTGACCTGCTGCAGGACCCTCTTCCTTTGCAAGCAGCTCAGTTAAGCCCCCGTGGTGCTTTAGCTCCTTTCTCCCCTGGGTTGCTGGCCATGCtcactctgcagtgctgccagccaggctggtgccagcagccaggctgtgctgcagccctgctgtccctgtccctgcaggcctGCTGGTGTACTTTGGCTACGGCATTTGGCACAGCAAGGAGAACCTGCGGGAGCCGCGTCCCCAGCGCGTCAGCGCCCGCTACGTGGTGTTCCCGGggggcagcctggaggagagggtgcaggcagtgcagcccagctcccagcctgccaGCGGGCTGCCAGACCCTGGCACCGACGACTGCAGCAGGTGACGCGTCCGGCAGCGGGgacacctggagctgggagcgTCGGCATCTCCAGGGAGGCCAGAGACCCCCCCCCcggtgctgctggcagcagggccatggggctgctctgagcGTGGGGCTGCACCTAGAGAGGATGAGGATGCTcacccttccctccctgcatgCTTCTGCCAGAGTGGAGGGGCCTGCAGCCTCCCTCCCCGTGCCCTGCTCTCAGGAGCTGGGTCCCAGCCCAGTGCTTGCCCTGCTCACCAGGAGCCCTGTCCTTGTCACCTCTCCCTGAGCACACCCTGGCGCTGTGCAGCACATCTCCTGTTTGCCAGCACATCTGtgcagctgggaatgcagaGCTTCCCCAGGGGCCAGTCCTGCCCATCCTGCCTCTCACCTgagtgcagcccctgcctcctGCAGAGTCCCACTGGGGCCAGTCATGCATCCATGCATCCCCACAGGCACCCctgccaccctgtccccagggctgctctcctcaAAGGCTGGCACTGAGGGCGCTGGGGGTAGCTGGAGACATGGCATGGAGAAGGGACATGGCCAGAGTGGGTGTTTGGGCAGGCAGCCCAAGAAAGGCAGTGGAGGCTGGCACAGCAAAGCCCAGCTGCATCTTCCCAGCCTCTGGAACTGGCTGGCTGAGGGGTGGTCTGGGGGATCTGCTAtggccagccctgagcagggtgGGGGGCTCAGGACCCCAGGGACATTGCCTTGTCCCTGGAGgtccccagcagcatccctgggctggcctgctggagctggctccccactgctcctgcaccccagcACCACCTGCCCCACTGTGGGGACTTAGCCCCCACATGATGCCTCTTCCAGGCTCTTTGGACAGGCTCAGCAGGGGCTTTTTAGTGTTGCCTCCTCCCAGTCATCCCCATGCTCTGGGGTCACCCTCTCCAGCTCACACCCAGTGCAGGGTGTCATGAGGGGGTCCCAGCAGcattgctgctgccaccctggcTGTTCTGCCCATGGGCAGCCTGAAGTGGAAGGGAAGAGAGTCTCAGCAGGTTTTGGAAGTCAGTCAAGCACAAGGTTGCCAACTTGACAGGCCTTGCAGCATAGACAcccctcatcctcatcctcatcctcatcctctgcaAGCTGCAAGGAGCTGGGGACTGTGGGCAAGCTGTTGCATCCCTTCTTGCTGGCCAGTCCCTGGGGgccccagagaggctgtgaggaCCCTCAGTAGGACAGGCTGGCTCTGGTGAAtccccctggctgcagcactgcccagtgtCCCACCTGGTCCCTGCCCCGCTTGGCACCTCTGTCGTGGCTTGTGAGCAATGGGCTGATTTGGTCACCTCATAAACACTCCTGCTGCCATGGCTCTGGCTGCTTGtcatctctgtgtccccaggactCCAGGTGGGAAGCTGCTCCCCAGTCAATGCCCAGGGAAGCACTCCCAGCTTGTGGGGAAGGGAGGGTGATGCTacccactgcctgctgctgccactggggCTCCTGTCACGAGGACAAGCTCAGCCAGACCCACAGAAACCAGAACCccacagtgctggggaaggctggATTTGAGCCTTACAGTGCACAAATACCCTGACACTGAACCCCACTGTGAGCAGCCAGGACAGTGCTGAGCCAGCACCTGGGCAGGGTCTAAAACTGCCCAAGGTTATGATTCAAATGATGTGAGACCTTGTGCAATCAATGGGACTTTAATTATAACCCACAGTtatccccatccccacactGCTGTTCTCTAGGGAAATGTCTGTCCTGAGATGAGAGAGTCCTTCATTAAAAAGCAAGTGTTCAACAGGCACCCAGGGAAGCACAGGCTGAACCCTCCTTAGTGACTCAGCTTTAATCTCAGTGATAAATCCATTGTCAGCAAGACAAAGGTGAGTAAAAGatccacagggacacaggaggagaagggagctcagcacaggctggggcagggcaggaaagTCCTCACAGAGTGATGGGCTGAGGGTGACTTTTATGTTCCCCTGTAGAGGAAAGGCAATGGCAGTCACATCTCTCAGCTCTCCTAGCAGGGCTCTCATCAGCCTTTTAAGCTGCAAAAGACCAAAGGGTTATTGAATGAGCCTGGTAACCATTGATATTTACTCtatttaaaaacattcatttctaaaaattcacagaaatccCTGTTGGGCTGTGGCACACAAAGCACAGGGTCCTCCCCAGcggagcaggggctgctggggatgcAGCCAGCAAGGTATTAAAGGATTGGAGTGTAATTCTCCAGCACCTGGGAGGCCACTGGGGCCTCTCAAGCAcacttgtgggttttttttaaacaggattACAAAATTGGTCGGTTCATCTGTCATACACTATCCTACAGTGGTAACACACTCTGCACAGAACATgtattaattgatttttaattgaCTACTCATTaatgcacacagaaaaaaaggaggatgtCAGCAGCCACTGGCACTGAGACAGCCCTTCTACAGGAATTTGTTCCTGAAAATTGTAatagcagagagaaaaaaaatccaaactaaaCAGCATCAGCAGGGTTTTAAGGTGGCAGCCTGTAATTGTAAGAGAAAACACTGGCTGCCCCACCCATACCCTTGATTGCAAAGAGATGAAATGTAAAGTGAAACCATTCCCGTGTGCAGCTCCCAGAACTGTTTCATGGCacttcaggagcagctgcttgCTGCTTCCCTGAGACTGACCAGGCACCTGTTTTCCAGAGCAGTATCCTCCTCCAAATTAGTTTAAAATGATACAAAAGTCCCCTgtttcctgggagctgtggcagtggtGTGTTCAGGTTGCAGGAATTCA
This window encodes:
- the SLC7A4 gene encoding cationic amino acid transporter 4, translating into MARWLPRSADLTRFCQKLNRVKTLEDDMMETSFNRCLSTLDLTLLGIGGMVGSGLYVLTGTVAKEIAGPAVIVSFIIAGFASLLAALCYAEFGARVPKTGSAYMFTYVSVGEIWAFLIGWNVLLEYMIGGAAVARAWSGYLDSIFNHKIKNFTETHLGTWQVPFLAHYPDFLAAAILLVATAFISFGARVSSWLNHVFSAISMGVILFILIMGFVLAQPKNWSSQEGGFAPYGLSGIMAGTATCFYAFVGFDVIAASSEEARNPQRAVPRAIAFSLGLATGAYILVSVVLTLMVPWHTLDPDSALADAFYRRGYAWAGFLVAAGSICAMNTVLLSNLFSLPRIVYAMAEDGLFFQVFSRVHPRTQVPVVGIVVFGLLMALLALVFDLEALVQFLSIGTLLAYTFVAASVIVLRFQQQKGAVPTAGSRPGAEPREPAGELKEYESFSDKLQLVDRDKGKEQREPGQLKAAFEPYLEFLSDFYPGEVVTVAVVTLMVSAVCLCSILVFGNTHLHLPTWSYSLLLVLFSLGFLLSLLLIWAHEQQHSTQTFQIPLVPLSPALSIVLNVYLMLKLSYMTWLRFAIWLLLGLLVYFGYGIWHSKENLREPRPQRVSARYVVFPGGSLEERVQAVQPSSQPASGLPDPGTDDCSR